In Pedobacter sp. W3I1, one DNA window encodes the following:
- a CDS encoding SusC/RagA family TonB-linked outer membrane protein, with translation MFDIFNSAEDTFRPSIIPLSNTAGNPLSDAQASSRTIKETNWLLEHTLNYTKTFGNHNLSALLGWSNQKDDLSGNYAAATKGFISDQIEYLSAGLVTNGTSTRQQWSLASGIARLQYSYRGKYLFTGSVRADGSSRFGTNNKWGYFPSASVGWRLSEEEFLKNAKAISDLKLRASYGQTGNFNIPNYLAQGAMTNYGYVFGGGTPGVVNGAAPFAQPNDDLSWEKTTQLNVGLDVAFWNNQLTLSVDAYNSNTTDLLLNVPVPLSTGFASELKNIGKVNNRGIDINLGTTQQFGAVKWTASGNFSKNKNKVVELGPGNADIISTGSVANAYFLTRVGEPIGSYYLPVVLGVFKNQAEVNAYPHYLDTQGNFDLNTSKPGDFKFKDVDGDGVIDLTKDREIVGNYLPKFTYGFATSAEYKGIDLNISMQGVYGNKILNLSRRYFANKEGNMNNMISSLDRWVSESNPGSGQDVRANRVAKGSNGTTSTWHVEDGSYLRIRNIALGYTFPTDLIKKLSLTKVRLYVSMQNPFTFTKYTGYNPEVTNRSAATTNGEDYGVYPTAKTTSIGLNITL, from the coding sequence GTGTTTGATATTTTTAACAGCGCCGAAGATACTTTCCGCCCTTCCATAATTCCACTGTCAAATACGGCAGGAAATCCATTATCTGATGCCCAGGCCAGTTCCAGAACAATAAAAGAAACCAACTGGTTATTAGAACATACTTTAAATTACACTAAAACATTTGGCAATCATAACCTGAGTGCATTATTGGGCTGGTCTAACCAAAAAGATGATTTAAGTGGTAATTATGCCGCTGCCACCAAAGGTTTTATTAGTGACCAAATCGAATATTTAAGTGCAGGTTTAGTAACTAACGGAACATCAACAAGGCAACAATGGTCGTTAGCTTCTGGTATTGCCCGATTGCAATACAGCTATAGAGGCAAGTATTTATTCACCGGATCGGTAAGGGCCGATGGTTCTTCGAGGTTTGGAACAAATAATAAATGGGGTTATTTCCCATCCGCCTCTGTGGGTTGGAGATTATCAGAAGAAGAGTTCCTGAAAAACGCTAAAGCCATTTCCGATCTAAAACTTAGGGCAAGTTATGGTCAAACGGGTAACTTCAATATACCAAATTATTTGGCTCAAGGCGCCATGACTAATTATGGTTATGTTTTTGGTGGAGGAACTCCTGGAGTTGTTAATGGTGCCGCTCCTTTTGCACAACCTAACGATGATTTAAGCTGGGAAAAAACAACGCAGTTAAATGTTGGTTTAGATGTTGCTTTCTGGAACAATCAGTTAACATTATCAGTTGATGCCTATAACAGCAATACAACTGATTTATTACTAAATGTTCCTGTGCCATTATCTACAGGTTTTGCTTCTGAATTGAAAAACATTGGTAAGGTAAACAATAGAGGTATTGATATTAACTTAGGTACTACGCAGCAGTTTGGTGCCGTAAAATGGACCGCTAGTGGTAACTTCTCCAAGAACAAAAATAAGGTGGTAGAATTAGGCCCGGGAAATGCAGATATCATCAGTACCGGATCAGTTGCAAATGCTTATTTCTTAACCAGGGTTGGCGAACCAATCGGGTCGTATTATTTACCTGTTGTTTTGGGTGTTTTCAAAAACCAGGCAGAAGTAAACGCTTATCCTCACTACCTGGATACTCAGGGAAATTTTGATTTAAATACGTCAAAACCCGGAGATTTTAAATTTAAAGATGTTGATGGCGATGGCGTAATTGATTTAACCAAAGATCGTGAAATTGTAGGCAACTATTTACCCAAATTCACTTATGGTTTTGCCACATCAGCAGAATATAAGGGCATTGACTTAAATATTTCAATGCAAGGTGTTTATGGAAATAAAATCCTTAACCTTTCTCGCAGGTACTTTGCTAATAAAGAAGGTAACATGAATAACATGATTAGCTCTTTAGATAGATGGGTTTCTGAAAGTAATCCAGGCAGCGGACAAGATGTAAGGGCAAACCGTGTGGCTAAAGGCAGTAATGGAACAACCTCTACATGGCATGTTGAAGACGGTTCTTATTTGCGTATCCGAAATATAGCATTGGGTTATACTTTCCCAACGGATTTGATTAAGAAACTTTCATTAACCAAAGTAAGGCTATATGTTTCGATGCAAAATCCATTCACATTCACAAAATACACAGGTTATAACCCAGAGGTTACTAATCGCTCTGCGGCCACCACAAATGGAGAAGATTATGGTGTTTATCCAACAGCGAAAACAACTTCAATCGGTTTAAACATCACTTTATAA
- a CDS encoding SusC/RagA family TonB-linked outer membrane protein — protein sequence MLRKFTKHLFFCLLLITAVATARAQTSEITGIVKDETGQPLIGSSILLLNTKTNEKKGVMVNADGKFSISGLTANVPYNISASFIGYTTKTIENYMLKAGEQATLLIQLTPESAKLTDVVIVGYGSQKKKDVTTAIASIKASDLENQPISNAAEAMVGKMSGVQISQGSGTPGGALSIKVRGVGTITAGSNPLYVIDGVPISNDNINTINTNDIASIEVLKDASSAAIYGSRGSNGVVLITTKQGKTGAAIINVNSYTGWQSLAHKIDMMDAYQYAQMTLESRNNTYADAMDAINRRNAATGLPAIIYNINDSNAQRLVNSGNNTSAVIPTEILPYLSGQQGLTNTDWQDEIFRTAKIQNHSISASGGSETMKYYASLEYFDQDGIILNSGFKRYSGRLNLDGNKGIFRYGVNITPSVIKEKRLNANGAYNAGNANGLNTGGIVASALHYSPLWPVYNSDGSYSFAQNSWSPGQVTTLPNGSTITGNGETQAWNPVALAMLQKDDVGSNRLTGSTFIEAEIIKDLKYKLQLGV from the coding sequence ATGCTTAGAAAATTTACAAAACACTTGTTCTTTTGCCTGCTGTTAATAACAGCTGTTGCAACTGCCCGGGCTCAAACATCGGAGATAACGGGGATTGTAAAAGATGAAACGGGCCAGCCATTAATTGGTTCTTCTATTCTTTTACTAAATACTAAAACCAACGAAAAAAAGGGCGTTATGGTTAATGCAGATGGAAAATTTTCAATTTCGGGCTTAACAGCAAATGTTCCTTACAACATTAGCGCTTCATTTATTGGTTATACAACGAAAACGATTGAGAACTACATGTTAAAAGCAGGAGAGCAGGCAACACTTTTAATTCAACTGACTCCCGAATCTGCTAAACTAACGGATGTCGTAATTGTAGGTTACGGTAGTCAGAAAAAGAAAGATGTAACCACTGCAATTGCCAGTATTAAAGCTTCTGATTTAGAGAATCAACCCATTAGTAACGCCGCAGAGGCAATGGTTGGTAAAATGTCTGGTGTTCAGATTTCGCAAGGATCTGGTACCCCTGGCGGTGCGTTATCTATTAAAGTACGTGGCGTTGGTACAATTACAGCCGGTTCAAATCCTTTGTACGTAATTGATGGTGTTCCGATTTCTAACGACAACATCAACACGATTAATACCAATGATATTGCTTCAATAGAAGTATTAAAAGATGCATCATCAGCAGCAATTTATGGTTCTCGTGGATCAAATGGTGTGGTTTTAATTACAACAAAGCAAGGCAAAACTGGCGCAGCGATAATCAACGTAAACAGTTATACAGGCTGGCAAAGTTTGGCGCACAAAATTGATATGATGGACGCGTATCAATATGCTCAAATGACACTTGAGTCGAGAAACAATACCTATGCTGATGCAATGGATGCAATTAACCGTAGAAATGCTGCAACTGGCTTACCTGCAATAATTTACAACATTAATGATAGCAATGCACAGCGTTTGGTTAACTCCGGAAACAATACGAGTGCTGTTATTCCTACCGAAATTTTACCTTATTTAAGTGGTCAACAAGGCTTAACAAATACAGACTGGCAGGACGAAATCTTTAGAACAGCTAAAATTCAGAATCACTCAATTTCTGCCTCTGGCGGAAGTGAAACCATGAAATATTATGCTTCATTAGAATACTTTGATCAGGATGGTATCATTTTAAATAGCGGATTTAAACGCTATAGCGGTCGATTAAATTTGGATGGCAACAAGGGGATTTTCAGATACGGTGTAAATATTACGCCATCTGTAATTAAAGAAAAAAGACTAAATGCTAACGGTGCTTATAATGCAGGTAATGCAAATGGCTTAAACACAGGAGGTATTGTAGCTTCAGCACTTCACTACTCACCACTCTGGCCGGTTTATAATTCAGACGGAAGCTACAGTTTTGCACAAAACTCGTGGAGTCCTGGCCAGGTAACAACTTTGCCAAATGGTTCTACGATAACGGGGAATGGGGAAACCCAAGCCTGGAACCCGGTAGCTTTAGCGATGTTGCAAAAAGATGATGTAGGCTCAAACAGATTAACAGGAAGCACATTTATTGAAGCAGAAATCATCAAGGATTTAAAATATAAACTTCAATTAGGTGTTTGA
- a CDS encoding phosphoglycerate mutase family protein, whose amino-acid sequence MKKVLLLIAVLFLFQSVKAQTTNVWIVRHAEKDKSNPQDTNPDLSDEGRVRAGDLATYLKKVKFDAAFATPTKRAHQTLDSLVIPKVIDYKDIKSLVDSIKTNYVGKTVIVAGHSNTVLEIIEALGGKKPKEELTDDDYDYIFELAVKEDKARVKMEQYGKPHHL is encoded by the coding sequence ATGAAAAAAGTCCTGTTACTTATAGCCGTATTATTTTTATTTCAATCTGTAAAAGCACAAACCACTAATGTCTGGATTGTTAGGCACGCAGAGAAAGACAAATCGAACCCACAGGATACCAATCCTGATCTTTCGGATGAAGGAAGGGTTCGTGCAGGAGATTTAGCAACCTACCTTAAAAAGGTAAAATTTGATGCTGCTTTTGCCACACCGACAAAAAGAGCACACCAAACATTAGATTCATTGGTGATTCCGAAGGTGATTGATTATAAAGACATTAAATCGCTGGTAGACAGCATTAAAACCAATTATGTTGGCAAAACCGTTATTGTAGCGGGCCATTCTAACACCGTACTCGAGATTATTGAAGCCCTTGGTGGCAAAAAACCTAAAGAGGAATTAACGGATGATGATTATGATTATATTTTTGAACTGGCTGTAAAGGAAGATAAGGCCAGGGTAAAAATGGAACAATACGGAAAGCCACATCATTTGTAG
- a CDS encoding M15 family metallopeptidase: MKFNLLIFFLIISVSGFAQNKPLAAKKLVIVSSYNQYLASIKTNPNNELVEIKKAIPNIKLDIRYATKNNFMQQVMYKQARAFARKPVVESLKKIQKELNKKGYGLKIFDGYRPYVVTVEFYKKASDKNFVANPAKGSKHNRGCAVDLTLINLKTGKEIPMPTPYDSFLAAAAAKYEKVSPEVKKNRDFLIAIMGKYQMNVLDNEWWHYDFSGWKKYDLMDIPFEKL, from the coding sequence ATGAAATTCAATTTATTGATATTTTTTCTCATCATCTCTGTTTCGGGTTTTGCTCAAAACAAACCTTTGGCGGCAAAAAAACTGGTGATTGTAAGTTCCTATAATCAATACCTCGCTTCTATAAAAACGAATCCAAACAACGAGTTGGTCGAAATCAAAAAAGCTATTCCCAATATCAAATTAGATATCCGCTACGCCACTAAGAATAACTTTATGCAGCAGGTAATGTATAAGCAGGCGAGGGCATTCGCCAGAAAACCAGTGGTAGAATCATTAAAAAAAATCCAAAAGGAATTAAATAAAAAAGGCTACGGCTTAAAAATATTCGATGGGTATCGGCCTTATGTTGTTACTGTTGAGTTTTATAAAAAGGCCAGCGATAAAAATTTTGTAGCTAACCCGGCAAAGGGGTCTAAACATAATAGAGGTTGTGCCGTAGATTTAACCTTGATTAATCTGAAAACAGGTAAAGAAATACCTATGCCAACCCCTTACGATAGTTTTTTGGCTGCCGCTGCGGCAAAATACGAAAAGGTATCGCCAGAGGTTAAGAAGAACCGCGATTTTCTGATCGCTATAATGGGTAAGTACCAGATGAATGTGCTGGATAACGAATGGTGGCACTACGACTTTTCTGGCTGGAAAAAATACGATTTGATGGATATTCCTTTCGAGAAGCTTTAG
- the tsaE gene encoding tRNA (adenosine(37)-N6)-threonylcarbamoyltransferase complex ATPase subunit type 1 TsaE: MDIEVNSLADLPAVAQQLSDFAGNQKVFIFEGDMGAGKTTFIKNFCKHLGVDDVVSSPTYSIVNEYESPKGPVFHFDFYRIKDINEAYDLGYEEYFYGGGVCLIEWPERVEELLPEKFIKVEINVLDENRRLFRFSKV; encoded by the coding sequence ATGGATATCGAAGTAAATAGTTTAGCAGATTTACCCGCTGTTGCACAACAGCTTTCAGATTTTGCCGGGAACCAAAAAGTCTTCATTTTTGAGGGCGATATGGGGGCTGGAAAAACAACCTTCATCAAAAATTTCTGTAAACATTTAGGTGTTGATGATGTGGTTTCGAGCCCAACTTATTCTATCGTTAATGAATATGAAAGTCCTAAGGGTCCGGTGTTCCATTTCGATTTTTATAGAATAAAAGATATTAACGAAGCCTATGATTTGGGCTATGAAGAATATTTTTATGGTGGTGGCGTTTGTTTAATCGAATGGCCGGAGCGAGTGGAAGAATTATTACCCGAAAAATTTATTAAAGTGGAGATAAATGTGCTGGATGAAAACCGCCGATTATTCAGGTTTTCGAAGGTATAA
- a CDS encoding RagB/SusD family nutrient uptake outer membrane protein, with the protein MKKYIIPIFACGLIISATSCKKFLDLKPLDSYTENTFYVDEKGLQGGLVSCYDALQTDSLYGNNMLTLGEIRGDNVTDNDPGSGAGVRNAIEVFSETSANTILAASWQGHYKAIYRSNIILDRAPGISMAEATKNQIIGQAKFIRALSYFNLTRLWGNVPLVLKVQKTAEARENTRATSAAVYQQIINDLTDAATKLPTTWPDAQRGKATSYAASALLAKVYLYQKKYDLVVSTLQPIVAAIYAGTNLSVVPQTTTFPSGLKTSKDIIFAVLYLNGGVKEAVNQDNRYRNNNNTNTITIPQTLFETGDNRRALVAPTGTGIRPGKFNSAVSNSTEISGDFPVLRCADVLLMYAEALNEVAYGNTEAFKALNTVRTNANATTKTAATLLTQADFRSAVYLERRLELALEADRWFDIVRTTQMATVFPGIPAFRSIYPVPQMEIDNVNNKTGWQNNGY; encoded by the coding sequence ATGAAAAAATATATCATACCAATCTTTGCCTGTGGCTTAATCATTTCAGCTACATCCTGCAAAAAATTTCTAGATTTAAAACCGCTGGATTCTTACACAGAAAATACCTTTTATGTTGATGAAAAAGGTTTACAAGGGGGTTTAGTAAGTTGTTACGACGCTTTGCAAACCGATAGCTTGTACGGAAACAACATGCTTACCTTAGGCGAAATTCGTGGCGATAATGTTACCGATAACGACCCGGGATCTGGAGCGGGTGTGCGTAACGCTATCGAGGTTTTCTCTGAAACTTCAGCAAATACTATTTTAGCAGCATCGTGGCAAGGGCATTACAAAGCAATTTATCGTTCTAACATTATTTTAGATAGAGCGCCGGGAATTAGCATGGCTGAAGCAACTAAAAATCAGATTATCGGTCAGGCTAAATTTATCAGGGCATTAAGCTATTTCAACTTAACCCGCCTTTGGGGAAATGTTCCTTTGGTATTAAAAGTTCAAAAAACAGCTGAGGCCAGGGAAAACACAAGGGCAACTTCTGCTGCCGTTTATCAACAAATTATTAATGATCTAACTGATGCTGCAACAAAATTACCAACAACATGGCCAGATGCTCAACGAGGTAAAGCAACAAGCTATGCCGCATCAGCTTTATTAGCTAAGGTTTACTTGTATCAAAAGAAATACGATCTGGTTGTATCAACTTTGCAGCCTATTGTAGCTGCGATTTATGCCGGGACTAATCTTTCTGTTGTGCCACAAACAACAACTTTTCCGAGTGGCTTAAAAACCAGCAAGGATATTATTTTTGCAGTTTTGTATCTAAATGGCGGGGTAAAAGAAGCTGTTAACCAAGATAATCGTTATCGGAATAACAATAACACAAATACAATAACAATTCCTCAGACTTTGTTTGAAACTGGTGATAATCGTAGGGCTTTGGTTGCTCCAACGGGTACAGGGATTCGTCCAGGTAAATTTAACAGTGCAGTTTCTAACTCTACAGAAATCAGTGGAGATTTTCCTGTGCTTCGTTGTGCTGATGTTTTATTAATGTATGCAGAGGCTTTAAACGAAGTTGCTTACGGTAATACAGAAGCATTTAAAGCCTTAAATACGGTGCGAACAAATGCAAATGCAACAACTAAAACAGCGGCAACATTATTAACTCAGGCAGATTTTAGAAGCGCTGTTTACCTGGAAAGACGTTTGGAATTAGCCTTAGAGGCCGACCGCTGGTTTGATATTGTTAGAACAACTCAAATGGCAACAGTATTCCCGGGTATTCCTGCTTTTAGAAGTATCTATCCGGTTCCTCAAATGGAAATTGATAATGTGAACAATAAAACGGGATGGCAAAATAATGGCTATTAG
- a CDS encoding alanine dehydrogenase → MATGLREGMADIARQGLLQTQEAKLETRNKKNSLYIGIPKEISFQENRIALTPLSVALLVNNGHRVVLESGAGIAANFSDTEYAEQGAKITYNKKEVFDADILVKIAPPMLEEIEMMHKGQTLISSLQTGTLKQDYLKALMHKKINALCFENLRDEGNVLSVVRAMSEIVGSTSILIAAEYLSNVTGGKGLMLGGFTGVPPTEIVILGAGTVGEYAARTALALGAEVKVFDSSIYRLRRLQNNLGSRVFTSVMQPIVLNKAIVTCDVVIGAIRATHGRSPCIVMEETVARMKPHSVVIDVSIDQGGCFETSEVTNHTNPVFRKYDVIHYCVPNIASRVPRTASYALTNIFAPILLDIGEFGGLMNMVWNTPGIREALYIYQGNCTNKDLADMFNLPFKDLELLVVSNQ, encoded by the coding sequence ATGGCTACAGGATTACGCGAAGGAATGGCCGATATAGCTCGTCAGGGTTTACTACAAACGCAAGAGGCAAAGTTAGAAACCAGAAATAAAAAGAACAGTCTATACATAGGAATACCCAAGGAAATTTCTTTCCAGGAAAATAGAATTGCGCTAACCCCTTTATCTGTTGCCTTGTTGGTAAACAACGGGCACCGGGTTGTTTTAGAAAGTGGGGCAGGCATCGCCGCTAATTTTTCTGATACCGAATATGCAGAGCAGGGTGCTAAGATTACCTATAACAAAAAAGAAGTTTTTGATGCTGATATCCTGGTGAAAATTGCGCCCCCCATGCTGGAAGAGATTGAGATGATGCACAAGGGGCAAACGCTTATTTCTTCTTTACAAACCGGAACGCTAAAGCAGGATTATCTAAAAGCATTGATGCATAAAAAAATTAATGCATTATGTTTTGAGAATCTTCGCGACGAAGGTAATGTCCTCAGCGTAGTACGCGCCATGAGCGAAATAGTAGGATCGACCTCTATTTTAATTGCTGCAGAATATTTGAGTAATGTAACAGGAGGTAAGGGATTAATGTTAGGGGGCTTTACTGGCGTTCCTCCAACAGAAATTGTTATTTTGGGCGCCGGAACGGTTGGCGAATATGCCGCCAGAACAGCTTTGGCATTAGGGGCGGAGGTAAAAGTTTTCGATAGTTCCATTTACCGTTTACGCCGTCTGCAGAATAATTTGGGCAGCAGGGTATTTACTTCGGTAATGCAACCTATTGTTTTGAATAAGGCTATTGTAACCTGCGATGTAGTAATAGGTGCCATCAGGGCTACCCACGGACGTAGTCCGTGCATCGTAATGGAAGAAACGGTTGCCCGAATGAAACCACACTCGGTGGTAATTGATGTAAGCATTGATCAGGGGGGCTGTTTTGAAACTTCTGAGGTGACAAATCACACCAATCCGGTGTTTAGAAAATACGATGTAATTCACTATTGTGTGCCAAATATTGCTTCTCGCGTGCCAAGAACGGCCTCTTACGCTTTGACGAACATTTTTGCCCCAATTTTATTGGATATTGGTGAATTTGGGGGCTTAATGAATATGGTGTGGAATACGCCTGGTATCCGCGAAGCGCTTTATATTTATCAAGGTAATTGTACCAATAAAGATCTGGCCGATATGTTTAACCTGCCGTTTAAAGACCTTGAATTGTTGGTGGTTTCGAATCAATAG